In the Candidatus Dechloromonas phosphoritropha genome, TGATCACCAAAGCTGGATCAAGATCATCGCCCAGCACCCGGACTGCCTCATTTAGCGCTCTTGCAGCATCCTTGCGGCCAGTTGTGATTAGCATTTTAGCGAAGTCAAGGACAGCCTTCTGCTCGCCGAAATATCTCGTCAGAAAGGCATTGTGCATTACCTCTGAGACCTGTCGCCGATTCTTGAATGCCTTTTCTGTAATCATGTACAGGCGAAACGTGAAGGCCAAACTCTTGGAGGTCTTTGCCAGCGTCGCTGCTAATGTTGTCAGGTCAGGGTAATACTCCACTGCCGTTTCCCAGTCCTGACTAAACTGTTGCACCCCCTCGTCAGCGGCGGCATCACCGGCATCGAAATCACTCTCGCCCATGCCGGTGCTTTGATACTCAGCATCGTAAGCCTTGCGTTTGACGGGGTCAGAAAGCACCCCGTATGCCTCGTTGATCTCAGCCATCTTGCGGTGAGCCTCGTCGGCAGACCCCGAATACTTATCCGGGTGATAGCGTTGAGCGAGGGCGCGAAATGCTGCCTTGATGACCACATCTTCGGCTTGCGGGGTAACCCCCAGGATCGCGTAATAGTCTCTCATCTGTGAAACGCCCCGTATTCCTCAGAGCGGCGAGTGATAATGTTATTTGGATTATGCCCCAAGGAACCACAAGGGTCTGAGTTTTTGGCATCGTAAATTCTCGACAAACCGAACGATAGAGATAGCAGCAATCGGCTGGAGGCAACGTTGGGGGCATGTCGGAAATTGATAAATAGCAAACCAT is a window encoding:
- a CDS encoding J domain-containing protein, with the translated sequence MRDYYAILGVTPQAEDVVIKAAFRALAQRYHPDKYSGSADEAHRKMAEINEAYGVLSDPVKRKAYDAEYQSTGMGESDFDAGDAAADEGVQQFSQDWETAVEYYPDLTTLAATLAKTSKSLAFTFRLYMITEKAFKNRRQVSEVMHNAFLTRYFGEQKAVLDFAKMLITTGRKDAARALNEAVRVLGDDLDPALVINKITGRFGVFPENQSRPAPGRNADPSSAMSLAKAMAPNATVDDVKRVLLEYGGDFMIIGLNFAVHWNGQQRTFASGRHCIAWFQEQVGPSLAGAR